The following coding sequences lie in one Spinacia oleracea cultivar Varoflay chromosome 1, BTI_SOV_V1, whole genome shotgun sequence genomic window:
- the LOC110794545 gene encoding lysine-specific demethylase REF6 isoform X2, with amino-acid sequence MSPEVLINAGVPCCRLVQNAGEFVVTFPRAYHSGFSHGFNCGEASNIATPEWLRFAKDAAIRRASINYPPMVSHFQLLYDLALAICSRASIGNSAEPRSSRLKDKKKGEGEMLVKQMFVQDVIQNNELLYTLGQGSEVVLLPHNSSEIFVWSNLRVGSKYKVKPGLPFSLYSSEEAIKASDDIMLARDDRKQKAFSSVKTKSGGCMSTTPHEIQHSETEKGGGAAGDGFSDRGLFSCVKCGIWTFACVAIVQPTESAAQYLMSADCNSFNDWIAGSGVSSHGMDPIDGEANISDPNSFSGSMEKHPPDGAYDIPVHSTDYHAQSISNTSKLKSNTAEIVEVGSHTETKRESSALGLLAMTYGNSSDSDEDDVQPNSPVISEDNLSGDGSWGARFHQDDSASPVFEQGYDSGAERGPSQISSRSECEDEDSSQRSDFYEHCGHRRVNGDDNEYDSHNCSAKFTEEDILTSEQNYSPIADEHDTAKISCAIDPVGKPNLSFAHRCDEDSSRMHVFCLEHAVEVEKQLRPIGGVHILLLCHPDYPNVEVEAKKAAEELEMDYGWKDIAFSMATKEDEERIHMALQSEESTPKNGDWAVKLGINLFYSAILSRSPLYNKQMPYNSIIYNAFGCTSPSKSSPEEAKVRGKGFGRQKKLVMAGKWCGKVWMSNQVHPLLLHRDPDEEERNFNACMKSDEKVGRKSETSHKAQTTYTNRKVGKKRRSMPESTKVKKMKFEATEFADTDPEDSVDDKPEVETRRSVRKSKTQCRSIKRVKHQEEEEILDGMSEDSQDEIKSLKSGRVLKLGTKQILKTKGRRSAAAILSYSDDDSLDDRSHQHGLRSCNRKLKSTRMVRSQPKEIVDSESEGSPSNESEIEEHQRRNIRSPGSSQRRVPVHRQFESVTDDDDDEMAGGPSTRLRKRISRPIQERKEIKPTVKRQVQKPKGKKAAPLTKNIIPARKGPKMRLPVSRGPAMKGPARKNASLNSGDANEYDEEEEEEEEEEQEQQEEVEEEEASEFTCDIEGCSMSLGSKQELALHKRNICPVKGCGKKFFSHKYLVQHRRVHMDDRPLKCPWKGCRMTFKWAWARTEHIRVHTGARPYVCNEPGCGQTFRFVSDFSRHKRKTGHAAKKARK; translated from the exons ATGTCCCCTGAAGTGCTTATTAATGCAGGGGTGCCCTGTTGCAG GTTAGTGCAAAATGCAGGGGAGTTTGTTGTCACGTTTCCAAGGGCTTACCATTCCGGCTTCAGTCATG GGTTTAACTGTGGAGAAGCATCTAATATCGCCACTCCTGAATGGCTGAGGTTTGCAAAAGATGCTGCAATTCGTAGAGCCTCAATAAACTATCCACCAATGGTTTCTCATTTCCAGTTGCTATATGATCTTGCATTAGCAATTTGTTCAAG GGCGTCGATTGGGAACAGTGCTGAACCTCGAAGTTCTCGCCTAAAAGATAAGAAGAAGGGTGAAGGTGAAATGCTGGTTAAACAAATGTTTGTACAAGATGTAATACAAAATAATGAGCTTCTTTACACTCTTGGACAAGGATCTGAAGTTGTACTCCTCCCTCACAATTCTTCTGAAATATTTGTTTGGTCTAATTTGCGTGTCGGGTCCAAGTATAAAGTAAAACCTGGGTTGCCTTTTAGCTTATATAGTTCAGAAGAAGCTATTAAAGCTTCTGATGACATTATGTTAGCTAGAGATGACAGGAAACAGAAAGCTTTTTCTTCTGTCAAAACGAAGTCTGGTGGTTGTATGTCCACTACACCACATGAGATCCAACACTCAGAAACCGAAAAGGGAGGAGGTGCAGCTGGGGATGGATTTTCAGACCGTGGACTGTTTTCTTGTGTCAAGTGTGGGATTTGGACTTTTGCTTGTGTTGCCATTGTTCAACCTACTGAATCAGCTGCACAGTACCTGATGTCAGCAGATTGTAACTCCTTTAATGATTGGATCGCTGGTTCTGGAGTATCGAGTCATGGGATGGATCCTATTGACGGAGAAGCAAATATTTCAGACCCAAATTCTTTTTCAG GGTCCATGGAAAAGCATCCTCCTGATGGCGCGTATGATATCCCTGTCCATTCTACTGATTACCATGCTCAAAGCATAAGTAACACCTCAAAGTTGAAGTCAAATACTGCTGAGATTGTAGAAGTTGGTTCACATACTGAGACTAAGAGAGAATCATCTGCTCTTGGCCTATTGGCTATGACATATGGAAATTCTTCAGACTCCGATGAAGATGATGTTCAACCCAATTCTCCTGTTATTTCTGAGGATAATTTGTCTGGAGATGGTTCATGGGGTGCTAGATTTCACCAAGATGATTCCGCCTCACCCGTTTTTGAGCAAGGCTATGATAGTGGTGCAGAAAGGGGTCCAAGCCAAATTTCTTCGAGATCTGAATGTGAGGATGAGGATTCATCCCAAAGGTCTGATTTCTATGAACACTGTGGCCACAGAAGGGTTAATGGAGATGATAATGAATATGATTCTCACAACTGCTCTGCCAAATTCACGGAGGAAGATATCTTGACTTCCGAGCAAAATTATTCTCCTATCGCCGATGAACACGATACTGCAAAAATCAGTTGTGCTATTGACCCAGTGGGCAAGCCAAATCTTTCTTTTGCTCATAGATGTGATGAAGATTCTTCAAGGATGCATGTTTTCTGTCTTGAGCATGCTGTTGAGGTTGAAAAACAACTCCGACCAATCGGTGGGGTGCATATCTTACTCCTTTGTCATCCAG ACTATCCGAATGTTGAAGTTGAAGCGAAGAAGGCAGCAGAAGAGTTGGAAATGGATTATGGCTGGAAAGATATTGCTTTCTCGATGGCCACCAAAGAGGATGAGGAGCGAATTCATATGGCCTTGCAAAGTGAGGAGTCCACACCAAAGAATGGGGATTGGGCTGTAAAACTCGGCATCAATCTGTTTTATAGTGCCATCCTCAGCCGTTCACCTCTCTACAATAAGCAGATGCCCTACAACTCTATCATATACAATGCTTTTGGCTGCACTTCTCCATCAAAATCCTCTCCGGAAGAAGCCAAGGTTCGTGGCAAAGGGTTTGGCAGGCAGAAAAAATTGGTGATGGCTGGTAAATGGTGCGGTAAAGTTTGGATGTCAAATCAGGTTCATCCTTTGTTATTACATAGAGATCCCGATGAAGAAGAAAGAAATTTCAATGCTTGTATGAAATCGGATGAGAAAGTCGGGAGAAAATCAGAAACTAGTCATAAAGCTCAAACCACCTACACGAATCGAAAGGTTGGGAAGAAGAGAAGATCAATGCCAGAGAGTACGAAAGTCAAGAAAATGAAATTTGAAGCCACAGAATTTGCAGATACTGATCCAGAAGATTCAGTAGATGATAAACCAGAGGTTGAAACTAGAAGAAGTGTCAGAAAATCAAAGACACAGTGTAGGTCTATCAAGAGAGTAAAAcatcaagaagaagaagaaattctAGATGGTATGTCAGAGGATTCACAAGATGAGATAAAATCTTTGAAAAGTGGTAGAGTCTTGAAGTTAGGAACTAAACAAATTCTGAAAACAAAAGGTCGTCGAAGTGCTGCGGCCATTCTCAGTTATTCTGATGATGATTCATTGGATGATAGATCTCATCAACATGGATTGAGAAGCTGTAATAGAAAGCTGAAATCAACTAGAATGGTTAGATCTCAACCAAAAGAGATTGTGGATAGTGAGTCTGAAGGTTCACCGTCTAACGAATCTGAAATAGAGGAGCATCAGAGAAGAAATATAAGGAGTCCAGGCTCGTCTCAGAGGCGGGTCCCAGTTCATAGACAATTTGAGTCAGTcactgatgatgatgatgatgagatgGCTGGTGGGCCAAGCACTCGTCTGAGGAAAAGAATTTCGAGGCCTATTCAGgagaggaaagaaattaaaccGACAGTGAAGAGGCAAGTACAGAAACCGAAAGGAAAGAAAGCAGCTCCATTGACGAAGAATATTATTCCTGCAAGAAAAGGTCCGAAGATGAGGCTTCCGGTATCAAGAGGTCCAGCAATGAAGGGTCCAGCAAGGAAGAATGCATCTCTGAATTCTGGTGATGCAAATGAGtacgatgaagaagaagaagaagaagaagaagaagaacaagAACAACAAGAAGAAGTTGAAGAAGAGGAGGCATCTGAATTTACCTGTGACATTGAGGGGTGCAGCATGAGTTTAGGATCAAAGCAAGAACTTGCGTTGCATAAACGAAACATATGCCCGGTTAAAGGATGTGGTAAAAAGTTCTTCTCACACAAGTATCTGGTGCAGCATCGGCGTGTTCACATGGATGATCGGCCGTTGAAGTGTCCTTGGAAGGGATGTCGAATGACTTTCAAGTGGGCATGGGCTCGCACTGAACATATTCGTGTTCACACTGGGGCCCGCCCATACGTCTGTAATGAACCGGGCTGTGGACAAACGTTCAGATTTGTGTCAGATTTCAGTCGTCATAAACGCAAGACGGGTCATGCAGCAAAGAAGGCTAGGAAGTAA